A genomic stretch from Malus domestica chromosome 15, GDT2T_hap1 includes:
- the LOC103415947 gene encoding uncharacterized protein, with the protein MRYLRFISPRFSRIQKTLNPQNPNPISSLQSKPQIFSHVLCNYTTAAPEQRPPPSGAVSAIADEISGLTLLEVSDLTEVLREKLGVKEMPAMVMMMPGMGFGGLRGAGKGGAAAAKSEEKAEKLVFDVKLDSFDAAAKIKVIKEVRTFTDLGLKEAKDLVEKAPTLLKKGVTKEEAESIVAKMKEVGAKVSME; encoded by the coding sequence ATGAGATATTTACGATTCATTTCCCCACGTTTTTCCCGCAttcaaaaaaccctaaacccccaaAATCCTAATCCCATTTCATCTCTCCAATCGAAGCCCCAGATTTTCTCTCATGTACTGTGCAATTACACCACCGCTGCACCGGAACAAAGGCCGCCGCCGTCTGGGGCGGTATCGGCGATCGCGGACGAGATCTCGGGCCTCACCTTGCTCGAAGTCTCGGACCTCACGGAGGTTCTGAGGGAGAAATTGGGCGTGAAGGAGATGCCGgcgatggtgatgatgatgcccGGGATGGGATTCGGCGGGTTGAGAGGGGCCGGCAAGGGCGGAGCGGCGGCGGCCAAAAGCGAGGAGAAGGCCGAAAAGTTGGTGTTTGATGTAAAGCTCGATTCCTTCGATGCTGCGGCAAAGATCAAGGTGATTAAGGAGGTGAGGACGTTTACGGATTTGGGTCTGAAGGAGGCCAAGGACTTGGTGGAGAAGGCACCTACGCTGTTGAAGAAGGGGGTTACGAAGGAGGAGGCCGAATCGATTGTTGCCAAGATGAAGGAAGTTGGTGCCAAAGTTTCTATGGAGTGA